Genomic window (Helianthus annuus cultivar XRQ/B chromosome 3, HanXRQr2.0-SUNRISE, whole genome shotgun sequence):
aaagtcgcaaaactggccaaatctCGGGGACGAAAATAGCATTTTACTCAGATACATAAAACAAGCATAGTCTAAAAATTCTTAAATAAAGATACCTTGCCAATCACAATCCATTCACCGTTTTGATACGATTGCCTTACACGGAGTTCTGATTTGGTTACTTCAAACTCTTGTAAAGATCCAACTAATCTGACTATAAACTGGTCCAAACCGAAATCCTTCAACACGAGTGCCATCTTCCATGAAAGATCGTGAAACACTTCCGCCACGTCACCAGGAACCCAAGACTCTGAACTTTCAAACAAAGGAGGACACGGCCTTATAGATTTTATAGATATGTGTTCCACGTCATCCTTGTTGGTAAAACCAGGATAAACATCGTAACTGACGGTGTAGTTGTGTCCTTTGCCAGAAACTATTCGAGCACAACGCCAAGATTGGTAGCAAAATACCTCCACTGTACTTCCTTTCTTATACTTCATGATCCAGAATTTGTCTTCTTTTCCAGATTAAAGTCGTTAAAACCTGTTCATAAAACAGATTATTGTATGATTGGTCAAAAGTTACTGGAACCAAGTCAAGCATCTATATTTTACTAAAAAAAGTCATCATAACTTTATGTAAGTCAGAAAACACAAGCAAAATAACAAAGAGACAACAATCATTTTTCATATCTTATACATCCAATCCTATgcttattataaaaaaaaaaaattattaatttCTCTTACAAGACAAAACCAGCAAGCATCAATACAAGATCTTAACAACAATCAATCATAAAACTACTCTAAACAATTCAAACAACTACGCAACCATCACTACGCTTCTACGAACTATTAGAATTTAGAGCGTCAATTAAAGAACATTTATAGATGATCAGGAGATACTGATCCAAAAACTAACATAAACTTTCAAAATCTCAAAATAACAT
Coding sequences:
- the LOC110865292 gene encoding uncharacterized protein LOC110865292 isoform X4 encodes the protein MKYKKGSTVEVFCYQSWRCARIVSGKGHNYTVSYDVYPGFTNKDDVEHISIKSIRPCPPLFESSESWVPGDVAEVFHDLSWKMALVLKDFGLDQFIVRLVGSLQEFEVTKSELRVRQSYQNGEWIVIGKVPSDHKDANRPKLDGKQDFYTKDLRFDTQNNPHLLDSRIVSSKTLKRASLCSYSQDEPNKKSARKVLSKILKITKVMRSPFVNLDTMKKVKVKNLMSQMPTRRWRMKFID